The following nucleotide sequence is from Vitis vinifera cultivar Pinot Noir 40024 chromosome 14, ASM3070453v1.
ttatattttataaaatttaaatataattttgattttaaataagcatgaattaaccccacaaattccaaattttaattactttaaaaaaaaatttcaaattcaaatatattgtATCTATGAGTTTAAGTTAAAATAGGAGTTCATTTACTTtttcaaacatacttttatatatatatatatatatctgttAGGTTTTTTAAGTGTTGTTTACAatgttaagtaaaaataaaattaaaaatattcaaaccGGAAATAAAGATAAAGATGGAATTGTTTggtaatacttattacttaatgtcttaagttgattttaagttaaattatattaaagttGTTAGTTTAAAACTTCttactaataaaaataacttaaaattgattttaaatcattaaattgacatatttatcttcataaattataattatgacaAATAAGGTCAAGTAACAATGAAGGTCATAGAGTAGCAAAAAAGACCTTGAtgataattaaaacaaatggtgaaaaaaatgtaaaataaaaatatagatttaataataagttaattattttcacttattacttaaagttattttttattttaaactataccattaattattttaccaaacacacttaatttacttaataacttaaattaaattattaaattggtttaccaaacaTCTACTAACATTTTATAAAAACGTGCTTATTTAGAGCCCctttagtaataattttaagaaacgtttttaatatttttagtatttgaaaataactttttagataaatattatGAAGGTTGAAaggttaaaagtgttttctaaaattactgtcaaacgaATTCTTAATCTTAACATTAAATCGATTGAaatgatgaataaataaataaatgagttgaagcttaaaaaaataaataaatatcattataaaattacaatataaaaaaatatcattattaaataTCTCCTATTTAAGAGATTAGAATTGGGATCAAACTCAAACTTTTACTAATCCCAATTACAAGAATCATGTATGGGAAAAGGAGAAGAGAAAGGCGGAGTGAAATAGAAGCTGGTTTGTCATACTTTCCACTGTATTTTGGGCAACTAGAACAACTACAAGAGCAAAATTTGCAACAACGTTGGCagcaacaaaaacaacaaagcaCTATTGATTACCGAAGGCTCACCTCCTTCCTGGAATACGATGATTCGTTTCTTTCTGTGTGGAACTGGAAGCCTACTGACACCAGTGACAACGGTTCATCATCACAAGGAGCAGAAAGCCGACGACTTTACATAGAACTCCAATCTGGATCACTATTCAGTCGTGATGTGAGTTTTGTTTATTGTTTAccaactattttttatttagtttaattaccatcttctaatttttcttgtaaaatacaatatttttttcttataaaaccTATAAACATAGAATTAGATCAAAAAAGTTTtgtaaggctatgtttggttcccaaaaaatttgaaagaaaatgaaagagaaaaaataaaaaataaaaaagaaagaaaaaaaatcaataaattatttttatatactatttcaaaaaaatttcatttatttaatttatatactctttcaaaaaaatttcatttatttaattcttctatataaatattgtataatttaaaaatatatatacttctttatttttcttaatattttttttctttcctcagtagacataatataaaatttattctaatttttgtaacatatcttcaatttttcataAGAAATATTCAACTCTAAGCCTCAAGatgaattaattaatcataataaaaatatttttattgttttatatttatcaaaattaattaatttattactgtgattattattatcctttcaTACATCACTCTCTTTCTATattacaatatttaaatatttatatattgacTTGTTGATAGCAAATTCTGTTGTTGATTTAGTAACCCACTATCAAATTTACTGAATTTACCCGATGCTTATTGTTATGAGGTGGTTATTACCTTGAGGTTTCCTcggttattaaaaaaataaaaaactttttaaatttatcttattaattaTATAGAAAATGTTTGCACCAAATACATAAAAGTTTATTGTGTACATAACATACCAAGAGAGtataaattaagtttataaagtttGTAGactaacattttttcttttgtatgtaacttTGTTAGGTTTTCTATGTGAAATCCGAATATATGAAGTCTAAACAACCTTTTGAGAAAGCTTTTAAGTCCCATGGAGATTAGTGATTCTCGATACGCTGTGGAGATTAGCGACTTTGAAGAAACTTCAGCGGCAAAATTGAgagagattaaaaaataatctcaatatgtagtatttaataatttaaataagttgaatatatatatatatatatatattctcatgGGCTTTACTTTTTGCACTCCTATTGATTCTATGGAGGCTTGCTGCTTGTACATACCATCTTTGCAtcaataaatttgataagtttaaaatattggttttattttcttttattaacttGCATTTTAAATgggttgttttttaaataataaataaataaataaataaatttatattttataaattttttaaaatttttattaaattcaacTTTAATTGACCTGAATCATAATagcaatattttcaaattcaccTTTTGAGCTAAAATGACAATTAGAGCTCGTTTGGGAGtactttttaaaagttttcagaattttaaaaacacttgtaaaattttagaaaaacacttcaaatttttttatatattcttaaaataccatttttccCAATCCTCACTCTTACTTCTCGTTATCTCCTCTTTCCCTTTCATTTCCCttttatacaaataaatttttatttttttcaataatatgaatgtttatatattttttagtttattatcatattttttttttataataaatgtcatttttagtaatttactattactaaaaaaacattaaaaacacttttactaGAAAAAAGCTGAAACAAACTCTTAGACAAACACTAAACCAGAGAGAATTGGGACAATTCCATCCAACAAGTGTTCCATGGttcaatataatatataaattttttatttgaaatttttgtgttttaccttaatgtaatttgacaataattttagaaaatgcttccaacatttttaatatttgaaaatttttaatattcaagtattagaaatattaaaaacattttttagaattattgcCAAACACATTCTAAGACTTTTATCATAagtgattttgagaaaataaaataaataaaatatttttctcgttttatgaaaatcataaagttgtaaaaataaagataatagaATCGTGTTTGTCCATTATTTAATCTTAGCACttatttttctaacattttaaaatcattttaagactttaatttattgaaataatgggttaaaccttaaaatataatagtaaaagaaatcaagtgccaaaaaaaatatttttaactcttttctatgtttttatatatattttaaaaataatttttatatgtagtgtgttatttttaaacattccttttttttttattactaaataTGTTttgctatttttctttttagggaacataaaactattttctaaaataattaccatacaaatcctatatatatatatatatatatatatatatatatatattaaatagaaaataattttttggttgTCAAATATATCCAACTAATATACACATATattgtaaattaaatattaaaaaatttaaaaataatttataaggatataCGATAAGTTCATACTTTTTATCCAatagttattatattttatataaattttactattaattttttaaacaatataaaatagaaaagtaaATCATTAATGTctaaaatccaatatatatatgtaatagaaaacatataaaaattatgactatgtttggttcacatcaaataatagaaaaagaaaaaaaaaagttaagaaatatgatttttctcatgtttgattttactataaaatatatatataaatccaatataattaaaattaatttaaattttatatattttaatattatttaatcttaatatAATAGAGAAGACTAAGTAAAATTACTTTGaggaaacatataaaaataatttattaaatttgaacttttttcttttattttttttcttttgtatttttcatgaaccaaacataacctagaTAAAATTAGaacattaataaatataattgttaAATGTCTTTTCTTTGTCATATTAGAATTTGGATCAAACTCAACCTTCACTAATCCCACTCCGAGTACACATCCTCTATCCTATACCCATTAGCTTATATAATCCGAAATCACACCAAACattgttttaatttaagaaGAATCATGAGtggaagaggaggaggagaaaCGCAAAGTAACATGGAAGGAGGTTCCTCGTGCTTTTCACCACATTTTAGGCAAATAATACCACAACTTCACCTGCAAAATTTGCACCAAGAGCACCACCACCAACAACAAACTATTGATTACTCAAGACTCACATCGTTTTTGGAATATGATGACTCGTTTCTTTCTGTCTGGAATTGGAAGTCTATCGATGACGGTGACGTCAATTCATCATCACATAGAGAAGAAAGTCGACCACGTTACATGGAATTCCAACCTGGATCATTATTCAATCATGATGTAAGTCTTGATCCTTGTTTATGAATAAAATagcaatttcaatttaatttaagtattgtcttctaatttttcttgtacTAAGCATTATGATGCTTAATTTTGGTTGATCAAAAgggttttataaataaatattaaatttctttgATTGATGTATACAATTATTTTCTTCAGATCCATCTTAACGTTGTCTTATTTGAAGTCATTGATAGCATGCGAATTCTTTTTATGATTGGGGTATTTAGTAATTAAGTTCATAAAATCTATACACTAACATCTTTTCTATTGTCTATGGTTTTAGGTTTTTTACTTGAAATCTAAATATATGAAGTCTGAACAACTTCTTGAGAAAGCTTCAACCTCCACAGAGATTAGTGATCATGAAGACGCTTCAAACTCCACAGAGATTAATAATCATGAAGAAGCTTTAAGTTCCAAAGAAATTGGCGATTATGAAGAAACTTCAAGTTCTAAAGAGATTGGCGATTATGGAAAAAACTTCAAGTTCCAAAGAGATTGACGATTATGAAGAAACATCAAGTTCTAAAGAGATTGACGATTATGAAGAAACTTCAAGTTCCAAAAAGATTGACGACTATGAAGAAACTTCAAGTTCTATAGAGAACAATGATTTTAAAGATGAAGATTAAGCCAAAATTGACACCAAATTTAATTGGGTTCTTTAAGACCATTTAGAATTTCATaggatatataaatatatattttttcatgggTTTTGCCTTTTgtacttcatatttttgttaacTAGAGATATTAATAAAAGCTTTTACATCTTATTGTTACATGGATAAATTTGACTAGTTTTAAacattgatttcaaatttttttggtaTAAATTTATGGGATAGTTATATTATTTGCCCATACCAAAGTTAAAGCTCAATAAAACATAGGAAAATTGTGATAGCATAatgaaaatattcttaaaatatgatCGGTTTTTTACTATTTCAATCTAGAATGATTCAAATgcattttattttaaggaaattatatttgcatccatcaattttttctttacatcCATCCTATTTATGCATCAtccaatttaaaataatgacctAACATCATTTACAAATTTCAATTTACGAAAAACATCTTTCGATTCTTCTCTTATcgcattcattttttttcttttcttttttatgagcTTTTTTCTTCTCAACAACAAACCATAAGAGAAAATattattgacaaaaaaaaaaaaaaattgtctaaaaataattgagaagaATCTAAAGATGATTTACAAGTGAGAAACAGTGCAAAAGTGCATGGACCTAATGATGAATACCATGCAAATATCCAAGCTTAGTGCTCTATGAAGAATGGATAAATTatctcatcatttattttattttatattaaactaaatatgagatataatattaatgataagatatataatttatcatcCTTTTGATGTCCCTCATATATAAAGTATGTTAATCcaaaagttaaaatataaaatatacatattttatatatcataaattgtttttttattacttattttatcaaataaaaaattttgattagaaaaattaaatttgcagtgaaaaaaaaatttataaattataaagaagaattaaaaatatttataaaatatattgtaaaataatacaaatatatgtattatttaatatataaattatttttatgtattgaacaacaaaatatgacatttttatttataagtttttaaatattttagtcataaatattattaacaaataaataattatttatttattaaattttaaattattgaaaatttctaaATAGCATTAAATGTGAGAAATTTCATATACTTTTTTATAGCAAATATTAGAATgcgatattttttttttaaaactattattgaacatcgaaaattaatatatattccatttcatttttttagtcatttaaaaaaataaatataagcatgataaaaatatttataaaatataaagaagaattaaaaatatttataaaatatatcgtgaaataatactaatatatgtcttatttaatatataatttttttttatgtaatgaataacataatataaattttttatttataaattttaaatattttaatcatgaatatttttaataaataaataaatatttatttattaaagtttaaattattGAACAATTTCTAAATACTACTAAATGTAagacaaatttcatatttttttagcaatataatttttattttaaataattattaaatatttaaaataatatatgttctatttcatttttttaatt
It contains:
- the LOC109123905 gene encoding uncharacterized protein LOC109123905; translated protein: MYGKRRRERRSEIEAGLSYFPLYFGQLEQLQEQNLQQRWQQQKQQSTIDYRRLTSFLEYDDSFLSVWNWKPTDTSDNGSSSQGAESRRLYIELQSGSLFSRDVFYVKSEYMKSKQPFEKAFKSHGD